One window of the Ureibacillus sp. FSL W7-1570 genome contains the following:
- a CDS encoding YfhJ family protein: MDASTMMLERLTEELLEVNPFLSENKARTWIELLWSDFEATYAKAGRRYKGPEFTERIIRQWIESYGDKIHEFAGRNPKYAHLLDEE, from the coding sequence ATGGACGCAAGCACGATGATGCTTGAGCGATTGACTGAAGAATTATTGGAAGTGAATCCATTTTTATCAGAAAACAAAGCCCGCACATGGATTGAATTATTATGGTCGGATTTTGAGGCGACCTATGCAAAGGCGGGCCGCCGCTATAAAGGGCCTGAATTTACGGAAAGAATCATCCGCCAGTGGATTGAAAGCTATGGCGATAAAATCCATGAATTTGCAGGCCGCAATCCGAAATATGCGCATTTATTGGATGAAGAGTAA
- the mutY gene encoding A/G-specific adenine glycosylase: MKYPYSQQFRQSLVEWFHEEKRDLPWRQTNDPYKIWVSEVMLQQTRVDTVIPYYQRFIDKYPTIESLANADEEELLKMWEGLGYYSRARNLQAGVKEVVEKYGGTVPNNRHDLQRLKGVGPYTAGAILSIAYNLPEHAVDGNVMRVLSRVLHIKEDISLVKTRKIFEEAVEQLIHPEYPGDFNQALMDLGAMICTPSSPKCLLCPVREYCLGFMEGDAEQLPIKTKKTKEKHEFYDVYIAVNDGKVLFEKRPEEGLLANMWQFPMMLKGKSSEDTKKQFELKYNVEIKNIIEEDFFEQKHIFSHLIWNLRCHLVDITENGELPEFAHYVTLKEIEGLPLPVPMVKIVNILNQYIFHSPE; the protein is encoded by the coding sequence GTGAAATACCCATATTCGCAACAATTTCGACAAAGTCTTGTCGAATGGTTTCATGAAGAAAAACGTGATTTGCCTTGGAGACAAACAAACGATCCATATAAAATTTGGGTTTCGGAAGTGATGCTTCAACAAACCCGTGTGGACACGGTCATTCCATATTATCAACGGTTTATCGATAAATATCCCACAATCGAGTCGCTGGCAAACGCCGATGAAGAAGAGCTGCTCAAGATGTGGGAGGGGCTTGGATATTATTCAAGAGCCCGCAACCTGCAAGCCGGTGTAAAAGAAGTGGTTGAGAAATATGGCGGCACGGTGCCGAACAACCGCCATGACCTGCAACGATTAAAAGGCGTCGGCCCTTATACTGCCGGAGCCATTTTAAGCATTGCCTATAATCTCCCGGAACATGCAGTCGACGGCAATGTGATGCGTGTATTGAGCCGGGTGTTACATATCAAAGAGGACATTTCCCTTGTAAAAACCCGGAAAATCTTTGAAGAAGCGGTGGAACAATTGATCCATCCGGAATACCCTGGGGATTTCAATCAGGCATTGATGGATTTGGGGGCGATGATTTGTACGCCATCTTCTCCAAAGTGCCTGCTTTGTCCGGTGAGGGAATATTGTCTGGGATTTATGGAAGGCGATGCGGAACAGTTGCCGATCAAGACGAAGAAAACAAAAGAAAAACATGAATTTTATGATGTGTATATCGCAGTCAATGATGGGAAAGTCTTGTTCGAAAAGCGTCCGGAAGAAGGACTCCTTGCAAACATGTGGCAGTTTCCGATGATGCTGAAGGGCAAATCATCGGAAGATACAAAAAAACAATTTGAATTAAAATACAATGTGGAAATCAAAAATATCATCGAAGAAGATTTTTTCGAACAGAAGCATATTTTCTCCCATTTAATCTGGAATTTGCGTTGCCATTTGGTGGACATCACAGAAAACGGGGAACTGCCGGAGTTTGCGCATTATGTCACATTGAAGGAAATCGAAGGCTTGCCGCTTCCGGTGCCAATGGTAAAAATTGTGAATATTCTGAATCAATATATTTTTCATTCCCCGGAATAA
- a CDS encoding metal-dependent hydrolase, with amino-acid sequence MDTGTHLVMGIALGGLSLIDPVVANHSVTFAAVLTGTIVGSQAPDVDTILKLRNNAVYIRHHRGITHSVPAVILWPIGITAIASLIFQEANVLHLWLWTFLAVFLHVFVDIFNAYGTQALRPFSRKWVALGVINTFDPYIFGIHCVGIILWVLRMDPVMIFTTMYLVIIGYYILRYLVQQSVKNAVRKTIPDAEVIIVAPTMRFFIWRVAAKSQTHYYVGRAFGRTINIYDKFKIRPLPKTPLVEKALSDPNLSAFLSFSPIYHWDISELENGLTEVRLIDLRYRSNERYPFVAVAHLDEDLNIVTSYTGWIFSEDKLQRKLQIGASD; translated from the coding sequence ATGGATACTGGCACTCACCTCGTCATGGGCATTGCCCTCGGAGGGTTATCTTTGATTGATCCGGTTGTGGCAAATCATAGCGTGACTTTTGCAGCAGTTTTAACAGGAACAATTGTCGGTTCCCAAGCTCCTGATGTAGACACGATATTAAAACTCCGCAATAATGCGGTTTATATAAGACATCATCGAGGCATTACCCATTCTGTTCCTGCCGTCATTCTTTGGCCCATTGGAATTACCGCCATCGCATCGCTCATTTTCCAGGAAGCCAATGTGCTGCATCTTTGGTTATGGACGTTTCTCGCCGTTTTCTTGCATGTTTTTGTCGATATCTTCAATGCTTACGGCACGCAGGCACTAAGGCCATTCTCAAGGAAATGGGTGGCTCTCGGCGTCATCAACACCTTTGACCCATACATTTTTGGAATCCATTGTGTCGGGATCATTCTATGGGTTTTAAGGATGGACCCGGTTATGATATTTACCACTATGTATTTGGTCATCATTGGCTATTATATTTTAAGATACCTCGTTCAACAATCGGTAAAAAATGCCGTGCGCAAAACGATTCCGGATGCGGAGGTCATCATTGTCGCTCCGACCATGCGTTTCTTTATCTGGCGGGTCGCAGCCAAATCCCAAACCCATTATTATGTGGGACGGGCATTTGGACGGACAATCAATATTTACGATAAATTCAAAATCCGCCCTTTGCCTAAAACGCCTCTGGTCGAAAAGGCCTTGAGCGATCCAAATTTATCCGCCTTTTTATCTTTCTCCCCAATTTATCATTGGGACATTTCCGAACTGGAAAACGGGCTCACGGAAGTCAGATTGATCGATTTGAGATACCGAAGCAATGAACGCTATCCATTCGTAGCGGTCGCCCATTTGGATGAAGACTTGAACATCGTCACTTCCTATACCGGTTGGATTTTCAGCGAAGACAAGCTTCAACGGAAATTGCAAATCGGAGCGAGCGATTAG
- a CDS encoding ABC transporter ATP-binding protein encodes MDSIRRYMRFVKPYYWEIILTLIIGVIKFGIPLFIPFLTKIVIDDILLNTELTDAERIKQLTYWLGGALVIFFIIRPPVEYYRQYFAQHVSNKVLYDIRKELYVHLQKLSLKFYSNHRAGDIISRFINDVEATKNFVMIGLMNLWLDMTTILIVIGIMLTMDWKLTIVAVISLPLFAISVKYFFGRLRALTRIRSQALANLQSYLHERVSGISIVKSFALEEHEQKIFDKENGEFLDKSLDHTRWNAKSFAVVNTITDIAPLLVIGFASYLIIQGQLSVGEMAAFMGYIERLYSPLRRLMNSSTTLTQSIASMDRMFSLMDEEYDVQNKPNALPLPPVTGKVEFQNVQFKYEEEGQPVLKSINFTIQPGETAAFVGMSGGGKSTIVSLIPRFYDVTSGSVKIDGKDVREVDIKTLRSQIGIVLQDNILFSDSVKQNILMGKPDATDEEVIAAAKAANAHDFIMSLPNGYDTKVGERGVKLSGGQKQRIAIARVFLKNPPILVLDEATSALDLESEALIQESLERLASDRTTIIIAHRLSTITHADKIFVIDHGEVAEEGNHESLMAKKGIYHDLFQIQNLD; translated from the coding sequence TTGGACAGTATTCGAAGATATATGCGTTTTGTCAAGCCCTACTACTGGGAAATCATTTTGACCCTGATCATAGGGGTCATCAAATTTGGCATCCCGTTGTTCATTCCATTCTTAACGAAAATTGTCATCGATGATATTCTGTTAAATACTGAATTGACGGATGCCGAACGCATCAAGCAATTGACTTATTGGCTTGGCGGAGCCCTCGTCATCTTCTTCATCATCCGGCCACCGGTGGAATATTATCGGCAATATTTCGCCCAACATGTCAGCAATAAGGTGCTGTATGACATTCGGAAAGAACTTTATGTGCACTTGCAAAAGTTGAGTTTGAAATTTTATTCCAATCATCGGGCAGGGGATATCATTTCCCGCTTCATCAATGATGTTGAAGCGACGAAAAACTTTGTGATGATTGGGCTGATGAATTTATGGCTTGATATGACAACGATTTTGATCGTCATAGGAATCATGCTGACGATGGATTGGAAATTGACGATCGTTGCGGTGATTTCCCTTCCGTTATTCGCAATCAGTGTAAAGTATTTCTTTGGAAGACTGAGGGCGTTGACAAGAATCCGTTCCCAGGCGCTGGCGAATTTGCAAAGCTATTTGCATGAACGGGTGAGCGGCATCAGCATTGTAAAAAGCTTTGCTCTTGAGGAACACGAACAAAAGATTTTTGACAAGGAAAATGGCGAGTTTTTGGACAAATCTCTGGACCATACAAGATGGAATGCAAAATCCTTCGCGGTAGTCAACACGATTACGGATATCGCCCCTCTGTTGGTCATCGGCTTTGCTTCCTACCTGATCATTCAGGGGCAATTATCCGTCGGTGAAATGGCGGCATTTATGGGATATATCGAGAGGCTTTATTCACCGTTAAGAAGATTGATGAACTCTTCAACGACCCTTACCCAATCCATCGCTTCAATGGACAGGATGTTCAGTTTGATGGATGAAGAGTACGATGTCCAAAATAAACCGAATGCTCTTCCATTGCCGCCGGTTACAGGGAAAGTGGAATTCCAGAACGTCCAATTCAAATACGAAGAAGAGGGGCAACCGGTATTAAAAAGCATCAACTTTACCATCCAGCCTGGGGAAACCGCCGCATTTGTCGGAATGAGCGGTGGAGGGAAATCGACGATAGTCAGCCTCATACCGCGCTTTTATGATGTAACATCCGGTTCTGTAAAAATTGATGGCAAAGATGTGCGGGAGGTGGACATCAAGACCCTCCGTTCGCAGATCGGCATTGTGTTGCAGGACAATATTTTATTCAGCGATTCCGTGAAGCAAAACATTTTAATGGGAAAACCGGATGCGACGGATGAAGAAGTCATTGCGGCGGCAAAAGCGGCGAATGCCCATGACTTTATCATGTCGCTGCCGAATGGATATGACACCAAAGTGGGAGAGCGGGGAGTCAAGCTGTCAGGCGGCCAGAAACAGCGTATCGCCATCGCAAGGGTGTTTTTGAAAAATCCTCCAATCTTGGTGCTGGATGAAGCAACCTCCGCCCTCGATTTGGAAAGCGAAGCGTTGATCCAGGAATCGTTGGAACGTTTGGCGAGTGACCGAACAACCATCATCATTGCCCATCGCCTATCGACCATTACTCATGCCGATAAAATTTTTGTCATTGACCATGGTGAAGTGGCAGAAGAAGGCAATCATGAGTCTTTGATGGCGAAAAAAGGAATATATCACGACCTATTTCAAATTCAAAATTTGGATTAA
- a CDS encoding DUF402 domain-containing protein produces MTVPKEGETIQIHSYKHNGSIHRVWHETMVLKGTKNIIIGANDRTLVTEADGRTWLTREPSICYFHAEHWFNIICMLREDGVYYYCNMSSPFVFDNNAIKYIDYDLDLKVFPDKTYTLLDEDEYEQHKAEMGYPDVIDKILKRNVTKLLSWVKQKKGPFAQDFIEVWTNRYLFYKDMQSNNK; encoded by the coding sequence ATGACGGTACCGAAAGAAGGAGAAACCATACAAATACATAGTTATAAACATAATGGAAGCATCCACCGGGTTTGGCACGAAACGATGGTATTAAAAGGAACGAAAAATATTATTATCGGAGCAAATGACAGAACTCTTGTTACAGAAGCGGATGGTCGAACTTGGCTTACAAGAGAGCCTTCCATATGTTATTTTCATGCGGAACACTGGTTCAATATCATCTGCATGTTGCGGGAAGACGGGGTTTATTATTATTGTAATATGAGTTCCCCTTTTGTCTTTGACAATAACGCGATCAAATATATCGATTACGACCTGGATCTCAAAGTGTTCCCTGACAAGACCTATACATTGCTGGATGAAGATGAATATGAACAACATAAAGCGGAAATGGGCTATCCGGATGTGATCGATAAAATATTAAAGCGCAATGTCACTAAACTCCTGAGCTGGGTGAAGCAGAAAAAAGGTCCCTTTGCCCAGGACTTTATAGAAGTATGGACAAACCGGTATTTATTTTACAAAGACATGCAATCCAATAATAAATAG